Genomic DNA from bacterium:
TCACCAGCCGCGACCTGGCCGCCCTGCTCGGCGACCACGGCAACATCGCCTTCCTCGTGGGCGGGGCCGACGGCCTCGGTCCGGCGGCGCGCGAGCGAGCCGACCGCACCCTGCGCCTGTCGCGGCTCACCCTCACCCACGAGATGGCCCGGGTGCTCCTGCTCGAGCAGGTCTACCGCGGGCTGACCATCCTGCGCGGCAAGCCTTACCACCGGGACTAGCCCCGCGGGAACCGGACGCGTTCCACCGGGTAGACGCCACGTATTTTGTGCGGGCAAAGTGGTTGCGGCTGGCTTATCATGATCCGCGCCCGGCCCGGGGCCGCCTTGGCGCGGCCGGGACGATCCGGCGGAAGGGCATCCGGCCGGATGGCGCAGACCCCCCTCCAGGAGACTCATGGATCCTCTCCGCAACATTCCAGGCCGGCTGGCGGGCGCCGCCCTGCTCCTGCTCGCCCTGGCCGCGGCGGGCCCGTCCGGCGCCGCCACCCTCGACCTGACCGGACCCGCCGGGGCGGTCGTCACCCTCGGCGACAAGGTGCTCGGGACCTTCCCCCTCGACGGCCCGCTCGAGGTCGCCCCCGGCGCCTACGTGGTGCACTGCACCCTCGGCGGCTACCAGCCCTACAGCCAGACGGTGCGGCTCACCTACGCCGCCGACTGGCAGCGCCTGACCGTGCGCCTGACCCCCTTCTCCCGCCGCACCGCCGTGGGCAGCAACCTCCTCCTGGCCGGACTCGGACAGCACTACCTCGGCCACGGCCTGCGCGGCTATCTCTACAACGCCGCCGAGATCGGCGGCCTCGTGACGGCCCTCTTCGGCGAGCTCGACCGCGGCAACCTCGAGGACGACTACCTCGAGCTGGCCGACCGCTACAACGCCGCCCTGAACGGCGACGACGTGGCCGAGCTGGGCGTGGCGGCCGCGGCCAAGTACCAGGAGATGAAGGACGCCGAGAGCCTGCGCGACACGGGGCTGCTCGTGGCCGGCGGCGCCATCGTCGTCAGCATGATCGACGCCCTGCTCAGCTTCCCGGCCCTCGAGGGCGGCGGCGGCGCCGTGCCCGTGCAGACGGGCGCCCACGACATCCGCCCGCTCGCCCCGACCGACCCGTTCGCCGTGCACGCCGGCCTGCGCCTGGAGTTCTGAGCATGGACCGGAGGAACGACACCATGACCGCCCCGACCGCCACCCGCCTGCGGCGCGCCCTGCCCCTCGTCTTCGTCCTGGCCCTGCTCGGCCTGCTCGGCGCCGGCCTGACCGGCGGCTGCAGCAAGTCGCCCGAGGAGCTGCACGGCGCCAACCCGTTCGACCCGAACGGCCCGACCGGCGGCGACGGGCTGAACCTGATCGTCACCGCCCTCGCCAACCGGAACAACCTGAAGTGGGACAACCCTTCCGGCCACGCGATCGACGAGTACATCGTCTACCGCACCGACGACCTCGACGCCGGCTTCCGCGTGCTCGCGCGGGTCGACGCGCCCCAGGGGGCCGCCGCCACCTACGACGACGACTACCCCCCCGCCGCCCGCCGGCTCTGGTACAAGGTGCAGGCCGCACGGCAGGACGGCGTCACCTCGCTGATCTCCGCCTCGGTGGCGGCGACCGCGCTGACCGGTCCCCAGGTGGTCGTCGACGACACGGTGACCAACGCCGCCAGCCGCTTCATCACCGTGAAGGTCGTGGCCGGCATGGAGGGCACGATCCACGCGGCGACCGATCCGGACTTCGTCGACGGACTGGTCACCGTCCCGGTCGTCGATCCCGCCGTCCCGGTGGAGTTCCCCTACGACCTCGGCCCCGCGGCCAACGGCCACGTCTTCAGCCTCAACGTCAAGGTGGTCGGACCGGTCACGGAGTCGGCCACCACCGCCGTCACGCTGACCGTGAAGTTCGAACCCAAGATCACCCTCGTCGGCGAGACCGCCCTGCGCCTGGCGCGCCGGATCGTCGACCTGAAGATCCCCGCGACCGGCGTCGACAGCATGCGCTTCGCCCTCGACGAGGCCTCCCTCGCGGCGGCGCCCTGGGAGCCCGGCGCCGACCTGCACCCGGCCTTCGAGCTCGTCGACTCGGCCAACCCCCAGACCATCTGGGGCGAGTTCGCCGGCGACTTCGGCTTCCACGTCATCCATTCGCTGCCCGTGCGTCCCGACCTCCTGGCCGGTGCCAGCTTCAGCCTCAAGGTGCCGACCACGCGCATCGTCTCGACGCCGACCGTCACCACGGAGAACTCGGCCGGCGCCACCGAGATGCGCATCTCCGAGAACCCGAACTTCGCCGCCGTGGCCTGGCGCGCCTACGCCGACACGTCGCTCTTCACCCTCAGCACCGGCGAAGGCCTCAAGACGGTGTACGCCCAGTTCCGC
This window encodes:
- a CDS encoding 23S rRNA (pseudouridine(1915)-N(3))-methyltransferase RlmH, which encodes MIRVIAVGRVKDKRLSGLADDFSRRIRPMAPLEVVELKDADPEREGRDMAARLGSEGGSQLVVALDEHGEAVTSRDLAALLGDHGNIAFLVGGADGLGPAARERADRTLRLSRLTLTHEMARVLLLEQVYRGLTILRGKPYHRD
- a CDS encoding PEGA domain-containing protein produces the protein MDPLRNIPGRLAGAALLLLALAAAGPSGAATLDLTGPAGAVVTLGDKVLGTFPLDGPLEVAPGAYVVHCTLGGYQPYSQTVRLTYAADWQRLTVRLTPFSRRTAVGSNLLLAGLGQHYLGHGLRGYLYNAAEIGGLVTALFGELDRGNLEDDYLELADRYNAALNGDDVAELGVAAAAKYQEMKDAESLRDTGLLVAGGAIVVSMIDALLSFPALEGGGGAVPVQTGAHDIRPLAPTDPFAVHAGLRLEF